In the genome of Flavobacterium panacagri, one region contains:
- a CDS encoding CCA tRNA nucleotidyltransferase, with amino-acid sequence MHFYSKIEFVAIQTNYKTALQNKIFDVISKASQELNVDSYVIGGFVRDLLLNRGSKKDIDVVAVGSGIELALKVSDLLPNKPKVQVFKTYGTAMLRFEDTDIEFVGARKESYTRDSRNPIVENGTLQDDQNRRDFTINALALSLNKNNFGDLLDPFNGLTDLENKTIKTPLDPDITYSDDPLRMLRAIRFATQLNFEIEENSLNAITKNADRIKIISGERIVDELNKILSTTKPSTGFLLLYKTGLLDLILPELTALNQVEEIEGHTHKNNFYHTLEVVDNICPNTDDVWLRWSALLHDIGKAPTKRFTKKQGWTFHGHEFLGGKMAKKIFERLHMPLNHKMKFVQKMVIMSSRPIVLAQDIVTDSAVRRLVFDAGEDVENLMTLCEADITTKNPSKFKKYHKNFEIVRKKIVEVEERDHVRNFQPPITGEEIMEIFDLKPSREIGVLKEAVKEAILEGDIPNEYQAAYDFVIKRAAKLGLKKVEK; translated from the coding sequence TTGACTCTTATGTCATAGGGGGTTTCGTTCGTGATTTGCTTTTAAATCGAGGTTCCAAAAAAGATATCGACGTTGTGGCAGTTGGAAGCGGTATCGAATTGGCACTTAAAGTTTCAGATTTACTTCCGAACAAACCCAAAGTTCAGGTTTTTAAAACATACGGAACAGCAATGCTTCGTTTTGAAGATACCGATATTGAATTTGTCGGTGCACGAAAAGAATCTTATACCCGAGACAGCCGAAATCCAATTGTGGAAAACGGAACTTTACAAGATGATCAAAACCGTCGTGATTTTACCATCAACGCTTTGGCTTTATCATTAAACAAAAATAATTTTGGAGATCTTTTAGACCCTTTTAACGGTTTAACCGATTTAGAAAATAAAACAATCAAAACGCCATTGGATCCAGATATTACCTATTCTGATGATCCTTTGCGAATGCTTCGTGCGATTCGTTTTGCAACACAGCTGAATTTCGAAATTGAAGAAAATTCATTGAATGCCATCACAAAAAATGCTGATCGCATCAAAATTATTTCTGGCGAAAGAATTGTGGATGAATTAAACAAAATTCTTTCTACAACGAAACCTTCAACTGGATTTTTACTTTTATATAAAACCGGACTTTTAGATTTAATCTTACCTGAATTAACAGCCTTAAATCAGGTGGAAGAAATTGAAGGTCATACGCATAAAAACAACTTTTATCATACGCTTGAAGTTGTCGACAACATTTGCCCAAACACAGATGATGTTTGGTTGCGCTGGTCTGCTTTATTGCATGATATTGGAAAAGCACCAACCAAACGTTTCACTAAAAAACAAGGTTGGACTTTTCATGGACATGAATTTCTAGGCGGAAAAATGGCGAAGAAAATCTTTGAGCGTTTACATATGCCCTTAAATCACAAAATGAAATTTGTGCAGAAAATGGTCATTATGAGCTCGCGTCCGATTGTTTTGGCGCAGGATATTGTGACTGACAGCGCGGTTCGCCGTTTGGTTTTTGATGCCGGCGAAGATGTTGAAAATTTAATGACTTTATGCGAAGCTGATATCACAACCAAAAATCCTTCGAAATTCAAGAAATATCATAAAAACTTTGAAATCGTCCGCAAGAAAATTGTAGAAGTAGAAGAACGTGATCATGTACGTAATTTTCAACCGCCAATTACTGGTGAAGAAATTATGGAAATATTTGATTTGAAACCTTCAAGAGAAATTGGAGTTTTAAAAGAAGCAGTAAAAGAAGCCATTTTAGAAGGCGATATTCCGAATGAATATCAGGCAGCTTATGATTTTGTAATCAAAAGAGCGGCAAAATTAGGCTTAAAAAAAGTTGAGAAATAA